The following are from one region of the Diceros bicornis minor isolate mBicDic1 chromosome 37, mDicBic1.mat.cur, whole genome shotgun sequence genome:
- the CTDSP1 gene encoding carboxy-terminal domain RNA polymerase II polypeptide A small phosphatase 1 isoform X2 — protein MDSSAVITQISKEEARSPLRGKGDQKSATSHKPRSRGIFHSLFCCVCRDDGEALPAHGGAPLLVEENGAVPKTPVQYLLPEAKAQDSDKICVVIDLDETLVHSSFKPVNNADFIIPVEIDGVVHQVYVLKRPHVDEFLQRMGELFECVLFTASLAKYADPVADLLDKWGAFRARLFRESCVFHRGNYVKDLSRLGRDLRRVLILDNSPASYVFHPDNAVPVASWFDNMSDTELHDLLPFFEQLSRVDDVYSVLRQPRPGS, from the exons ATGGACAGCTCGGCAGTCATTACTCAGATCAGCAAGGAGGAGGCGCGGAGCCCGCTACGGGGCAAAG GTGACCAGAAGTCAGCGACTTCTCACAAGCCCCGGAGCCGGGGCATCTTCCACTCGCTTTTCTGCTGCGTCTGCCGGGATGATGGGGAGGCCCTGCCCGCCCACGGCGGGGCGCCCCTGCTCGTGGAGGAGAACGGAGCCGTCCCCAAG ACCCCAGTACAGTACCTGCTCCCCGAGGCCAAGGCCCAGGACTCGGACAAGATCTGCGTGGTCATCGACCTAGACGAGACCCTGGTGCACAGCTCCTTCAAG CCCGTGAACAATGCCGACTTCATCATCCCTGTGGAGATTGATGGGGTGGTCCACCAG GTCTACGTGCTGAAGCGGCCCCACGTCGATGAGTTCCTGCAGCGGATGGGCGAGCTCTTCGAGTGCGTTCTGTTTACCGCCAGCCTAGCCAAG tACGCAGACCCCGTAGCTGACCTGCTGGACAAGTGGGGGGCCTTCCGGGCGCGGCTGTTTCGAGAGTCGTGCGTCTTCCACCGGGGGAACTACGTGAAGGATCTGAGCCGGCTGGGCCGCGACCTTCGGCGTGTGCTCATCCTGGACAACTCACCCGCCTCGTACGTCTTCCATCCAGACAACGCC GTACCAGTGGCCTCGTGGTTTGACAACATGAGTGACACAGAGCTCCATGATCTTCTGCCCTTCTTCGAGCAGCTCAGCCGCGTGGACGACGTGTACTCAGTGCTCAGGCAGCCACGGCCTGGCAGCTAG
- the LOC131399246 gene encoding uncharacterized protein LOC131399246, translated as MSGADWPAPPSPSSSLFPSLGPQPRSCGERQRVGAAEPFPRVEPGAGAVPGSTPDLPGLRRGELRAQITVIGPRDRGGWRRSQSGAEHNSVDLHSGLEVAKSLRLLTTSPRGGPCDIGERTHLTDHRALSPFPKEEPERRPVPDPRNAQRRSPRPRALPGVGARGGRAGPWPSALRIGGQGAGPATQPQRLGPAGGRQEGRRRPLERGRNPAGPACPARRVARAPEVMKAAAESGSRRSRCPFKGEP; from the exons ATGAGTGGGGCGGACTGGCCT GCTCCCCCAAGtccctcctccagcctcttcCCGTCCCTCGGACCCCAGCCCCGGAGCTGCGGAGAGCGGCAGCGGGTAGGGGCCGCCGAGCCTTTCCCCCGGGTTGAGCCTGGAGCGGGCGCTGTGCCTGGAAGCACCCCCGATTTGCCAGGGCTCCGGCGGGGCGAGCTCCGCGCTCAG ATCACAGTCATCGGGCCCCGAGACCGCGGTGGGTGGCGACGGTCACAGTCCGGTGCAGAGCATAATAGTGTGGATCTGCACAGCGGTTTGGAAGTCGCAAAGAGCCTTCGCTTGCTCACGACTTCCCCGCGAGGTGGCCCCTGCGACATCGGAGAGAGGACCCATCTTACAGACCACAGAGCGTTATCTCCGTTTCCCAAAGAGGAACCCGAGAGGAGGCCGGTCCCCGACCCTCGGAATGCGCAGAGGCGGAGCCCGCGGCCTCGGGCACTCCCCGGCGTGGGCGCTCGGGGCGGGCGGGCCGGGCCCTGGCCCTCGGCGCTCCGGATCGGTGGGCAGGGTGCTGGTCCTGCCACGCAGCCGCAGAGGCTCGGCCCCGCGGGCGGGCGGCAGGAAGGGAGGCGACGCCCCCTGGAGCGCGGCAGGAACCCGGCCGGGCCCGCCTGCCCCGCCCGCCGAGTCGCGCGGGCCCCAGAAGTGATGAAAGCCGCGGCCGAGTCCGGGTCACGCCGAAGCCGTTGCCCTTTTAAGGGGGAGCCTTGA
- the CTDSP1 gene encoding carboxy-terminal domain RNA polymerase II polypeptide A small phosphatase 1 isoform X1 — protein MDSSAVITQISKEEARSPLRGKGDQKSATSHKPRSRGIFHSLFCCVCRDDGEALPAHGGAPLLVEENGAVPKQTPVQYLLPEAKAQDSDKICVVIDLDETLVHSSFKPVNNADFIIPVEIDGVVHQVYVLKRPHVDEFLQRMGELFECVLFTASLAKYADPVADLLDKWGAFRARLFRESCVFHRGNYVKDLSRLGRDLRRVLILDNSPASYVFHPDNAVPVASWFDNMSDTELHDLLPFFEQLSRVDDVYSVLRQPRPGS, from the exons ATGGACAGCTCGGCAGTCATTACTCAGATCAGCAAGGAGGAGGCGCGGAGCCCGCTACGGGGCAAAG GTGACCAGAAGTCAGCGACTTCTCACAAGCCCCGGAGCCGGGGCATCTTCCACTCGCTTTTCTGCTGCGTCTGCCGGGATGATGGGGAGGCCCTGCCCGCCCACGGCGGGGCGCCCCTGCTCGTGGAGGAGAACGGAGCCGTCCCCAAG CAGACCCCAGTACAGTACCTGCTCCCCGAGGCCAAGGCCCAGGACTCGGACAAGATCTGCGTGGTCATCGACCTAGACGAGACCCTGGTGCACAGCTCCTTCAAG CCCGTGAACAATGCCGACTTCATCATCCCTGTGGAGATTGATGGGGTGGTCCACCAG GTCTACGTGCTGAAGCGGCCCCACGTCGATGAGTTCCTGCAGCGGATGGGCGAGCTCTTCGAGTGCGTTCTGTTTACCGCCAGCCTAGCCAAG tACGCAGACCCCGTAGCTGACCTGCTGGACAAGTGGGGGGCCTTCCGGGCGCGGCTGTTTCGAGAGTCGTGCGTCTTCCACCGGGGGAACTACGTGAAGGATCTGAGCCGGCTGGGCCGCGACCTTCGGCGTGTGCTCATCCTGGACAACTCACCCGCCTCGTACGTCTTCCATCCAGACAACGCC GTACCAGTGGCCTCGTGGTTTGACAACATGAGTGACACAGAGCTCCATGATCTTCTGCCCTTCTTCGAGCAGCTCAGCCGCGTGGACGACGTGTACTCAGTGCTCAGGCAGCCACGGCCTGGCAGCTAG